The DNA sequence CGCTCGGCGGTCAGGATCACGGTGCTCAGCGGCGGCAGGTCGAAACGGACCGACACCGGACGGCCGTGCCAGGGTTCCTCGGCGGTGTCGAAGGCCTCACCCCTGATCGCGTGGGATCCACCGAAACCGGGATCGGCCGTGTTCACCCGCAGTGACCACGAGCCGGCGAAGGGGACACCGAGCTGGTAACCCTCCCACCGCATCGGCGTGAAGTTCGACACCACGGCCACCGCGCGGGACCAGTCCTCGTTCCAGCGCAGGTAGGCGATGATGCTGCGATCGGCGTCACTGCCGTCGATCCATTCGAAGCCCTCGCTGCTGAAGTCCCGCTGGTACAGAGCCGGTTCGTCACCGAGCAGGTGGTTCAGACGGCCGACCAGTTCCTGGACCCCTCGGTGCAACGGATCGTCGAGCAGATGCCACTCGAGCGATCCCTCGTGATTCCACTCGCTCCATTGGGCGATCTCGCAGCCCATGAACAACAGCTTCTTGCCGGGGTGCGTCCACATGTATCCGTACAGTGCACGGAGGGTCGCGAACCGATCGGGGTCGAAGCCCGGCATCTTCGTCACCAGCGCACGCTTGCCGTGCACCACCTCGTCGTGCGAGAGCGGCAGCAGGAAGCGCTCGCTGAAGGCGTAGACCAGCGAGAAGGTCAGCCGGTCGTGCATGTGCTTGCGGAACAAGGGGTCGTTCTCGAGGTAGTCGAGCGTGTCGTTCATCCAGCCCATGTTCCACTTGAGATCGAAGCCGAGCCCGCCGTGGTCGACCGGGCGCGAGACCCCGGGCCACGCCGTCGACTCCTCGGCGAAGGTGAGTACACCCGGGCACTCGTGGTGCACCACTTCGTTCACTCGCTTGAGAAAAGCGATCGCCTCGAGGTTCTCACGCCCGCCGTACTGGTTCGGGATCCACTGCCCCGCCTCCCGCGAGTAGTCCAGGTAGAGCATCGACGCCACCGCGTCCACACGCAGCCCGTCGACGTGGAACTGTTCGAGCCAGTAGACCGCACTCGACACGAGGAAGCTGCTGACCTCGTTGCGCCCGTAGTTGAAGACCAGTGTCCCCCAGTCGGGGTGTTCTCCCTTGCGTGGATCGGCGTGCTCGTAGAGATGCGTGCCGTCGAACCAGGCCAGGCCGTGGGCGTCGGTCGGGAAGTGCGCGGGGACCCAGTCGAGGATCACCCCGAGGCCCAGTCGATGCGCCTCGTCCACGAAGTAGCGGAAGTCGTCGGGCGTGCCGAAACGCGAGGTCGGAGCGAAGTAGCCGAGGGTCTGGTATCCCCAGCTGCCGTCGAATGGATGCTCGGTCACGGGCAGGAGCTCGACGTGCGTGAAGCCCAACTCGGCCACGTAGGGCAGCATCTGCTCGGCCAGCTCACGGTAGCTGAGCCAGTACCACGTCTGTTCCTCTTCGTCGGGATTGCGGCGCCAGGAACCGAGATGGACCTCGTAGATCGAGATCGGGCGGCCGTCGGGGTGCTGTCGCTCGACCCGCTGCTCCATCCACTCCTGATCGCGCCACTCGTAATCGCGCTCGTCCACGACCACCGACGCCGACCGCGGTCGCATCTCCATGGCGCGGGCGTAGGGATCCGACTTCTCCAGCCGCTGTCCCTGCATGGTGTGGATCGAGTACTTGTAGAAATCGCCGGATGTCACACCCGGAATGAACAGTTCCCAG is a window from the Candidatus Krumholzibacteriia bacterium genome containing:
- the glgB gene encoding 1,4-alpha-glucan branching protein GlgB, which encodes MPHLDAQSIRALADGRQSMPFDVLGLHALRGSDDPGRVVRAMLPWARDAWLVRGEQVLPMECLDHAGVFELVFEDETDWFPYRLRARGWHAEEAVEFDDPYRLSPVLDEERLVHFHQGHESRAHEVLGAQRMQHEGFEGTVFSVWAPNAEAISVIASFNGWDPRTHPMRPRGQTGVWELFIPGVTSGDFYKYSIHTMQGQRLEKSDPYARAMEMRPRSASVVVDERDYEWRDQEWMEQRVERQHPDGRPISIYEVHLGSWRRNPDEEEQTWYWLSYRELAEQMLPYVAELGFTHVELLPVTEHPFDGSWGYQTLGYFAPTSRFGTPDDFRYFVDEAHRLGLGVILDWVPAHFPTDAHGLAWFDGTHLYEHADPRKGEHPDWGTLVFNYGRNEVSSFLVSSAVYWLEQFHVDGLRVDAVASMLYLDYSREAGQWIPNQYGGRENLEAIAFLKRVNEVVHHECPGVLTFAEESTAWPGVSRPVDHGGLGFDLKWNMGWMNDTLDYLENDPLFRKHMHDRLTFSLVYAFSERFLLPLSHDEVVHGKRALVTKMPGFDPDRFATLRALYGYMWTHPGKKLLFMGCEIAQWSEWNHEGSLEWHLLDDPLHRGVQELVGRLNHLLGDEPALYQRDFSSEGFEWIDGSDADRSIIAYLRWNEDWSRAVAVVSNFTPMRWEGYQLGVPFAGSWSLRVNTADPGFGGSHAIRGEAFDTAEEPWHGRPVSVRFDLPPLSTVILTAERSGR